The Gymnodinialimonas sp. 57CJ19 genome includes a window with the following:
- a CDS encoding ATP-binding cassette domain-containing protein, protein MSDPIVKMVDIEKHFGPVIALNGVSFDVRAGECHCLLGDNGAGKSTFIKTMSGVHKPTSGTILFEGQEMNFSSPRDSMEAGIATVYQDLAMIPLMSVTRNFWMGREPTKRFGMIDFDKANATTMSEMKKMGINLRSPDQAVGTLSGGERQTVAIARAVYFGAKVLILDEPTSALGVRQTANVLATVDRVRKAGIGVVFITHNVRHALAVGDRFTVLNRGKTLGTAQKGEITPEELQDLMAGGQEMAQLEGSLGGTV, encoded by the coding sequence TATCGAAAAGCACTTCGGCCCGGTTATTGCCCTGAACGGTGTCTCTTTCGACGTGCGGGCCGGGGAATGTCATTGCCTTCTGGGGGATAACGGCGCGGGGAAATCGACCTTCATCAAGACGATGTCCGGGGTACATAAACCCACGTCCGGCACCATTTTGTTCGAGGGCCAAGAGATGAACTTCTCATCCCCGCGCGACTCGATGGAAGCAGGGATTGCGACTGTTTACCAAGACCTGGCGATGATCCCCCTGATGTCCGTCACCCGCAACTTCTGGATGGGCCGAGAGCCTACGAAGCGGTTCGGCATGATCGACTTCGATAAGGCCAATGCCACCACGATGTCCGAGATGAAGAAGATGGGCATTAACCTGCGCTCGCCCGATCAGGCGGTGGGCACCTTGTCGGGCGGCGAACGTCAGACCGTTGCCATTGCACGCGCCGTCTACTTTGGCGCGAAAGTCCTGATTTTGGACGAACCGACCTCGGCCCTTGGGGTGCGGCAGACGGCGAACGTGCTGGCTACGGTGGACCGCGTCCGTAAGGCGGGTATCGGCGTGGTGTTCATCACCCACAACGTGCGTCACGCCCTGGCCGTGGGCGACCGTTTTACGGTGCTGAACCGGGGCAAGACCCTCGGCACAGCTCAGAAGGGCGAGATCACACCGGAGGAGCTGCAAGACCTCATGGCCGGTGGTCAGGAGATGGCGCAGCTCGAAGGTTCGCTTGGTGGCACGGTCTGA